From the genome of Populus trichocarpa isolate Nisqually-1 chromosome 15, P.trichocarpa_v4.1, whole genome shotgun sequence, one region includes:
- the LOC7453835 gene encoding glutamate synthase [NADH], amyloplastic isoform X3: MGELVHSRFSTNTFPSWDRAQPMRVLGHNGEINTLRGNVNWMKAREGLIKCKELGLSKNEMKKLLPIVDASSSDSGAFDGVLELLIRAGRSLPEAVMMMIPEAWQNDKNMDPQRRALYEYFSALMEPWDGPALISFTDGHYLGATLDRNGLRPGRFYVTRSGRVIMASEVGVVDIPPEDVLRKGRLNPGMMLLVDFEKHIIVDDEALKQQYSLARPYGEWLKRQKIELSDIVDSVQESERVAPAISGVVPASDDDTSMQNMGTHGLLAPLKAFGYTVEALEMLMLPMAKDATEALGSMGNDAPLAVMSNREKLTFEYFKQMFAQVTNPPIDPIREKIVTSMECMIGPEGDLTETTEEQCHRLSLKGPLLSIEQMEAMKKMNFSGWRSKVLDITYSKERGRKGLEETLDRICAEAHEAIKEGYTVLVLSDRAFSSKRVAASSLLAVGAVHQYLVKKLERTQVGLIVESAEPREVHHFCTLVGFGADAICPYLAVEAIWRLQVDGKIPPKSTGEFHTKDELVKKYFKASNYGMMKVLAKMGISTLASYKGAQIFEGLGLSSEVIDKCFAGTPSRVEGATFEMLARDSLHLHELAFPSRVLPPGSAEAVALPNPGDYHWRKGGEIHLNDPLAIAKLQEAARGNSVAAYKEYSKRVQELNKACNLRGLLKFKEADVKVSLDEVEPASEIVKRFCTGAMSYGSISLEAHTTLAQAMNKIGGKSNTGEGGEQPSRMETLPDGSMNPKRSAIKQVASGRFGVSSYYLTNADELQIKMAQGAKPGEGGELPGHKVIGDIAITRNSTAGVGLISPPPHHDIYSIEDLAQLIHDLKNANPAARISVKLVSEAGVGVIASGVVKGHADHVLISGHDGGTGASRWTGIKNAGLPWELGLAETHQTLVANDLRGRTVLQTDGQLKTGRDVAIAALLGAEEFGFSTAPLITLGCIMMRKCHKNTCPVGIATQDPVLREKFAGEPEHVINFFFMLAEELREIMAQLGFRTMTEMVGRSDMLEVDKEVVKSNEKLENIDLSLLLRPAADIRPEAAQYCVQKQDHGLDMALDNKLIKLSEAALEKGLPVYIETPICNVNRAVGTMLSHEVTKRYHLAGLPADTIHIKLTGSAGQSLGAFLCPGIMLELEGDGNDYVGKGLSGGKIVVYPPKGSLFDPKENIVIGNVALYGATCGEAYFNGMAAERFCVRNSGARAVVEGVGDHGCEYMTGGTVVVLGKTGRNFAAGMSGGVAYVLDLDGKFRSRCNPELVDLDKVEEEEDITTLKMMIQQHQRHTNSLLAREVLADFDNLLPKFIKVFPRDYKRVLANMKEESATKEAADLAAKEVEEAEEQDEAELKEKDAFEELKKLAAASLNGNSIQVEDGPLKRPTRVNDAVKHRGFIAYEREGVQYRDPNIRMNDWKEVTEESKPGPLLKTQSARCMDCGTPFCHQENSGCPLGNKIPEFNELVHQNRWREALDRLLETNNFPEFTGRVCPAPCEGSCVLGIIDDPVSIKNIECSIIDKAFEEGWMVPRPPLKRTGRRVAIVGSGPSGLAAADQLNKMGHLVTVYERADRIGGLMMYGVPNMKTDKVDIVQRRVNLMSEEGINFVVNANVGIDPLYSLDRLRDENNAIVLAVGATKPRDLPVPGRELSGVHFAMQFLHANTKSLLDSNLQDGNYISAKGKKVVVIGGGDTGTDCIGTSIRHGCSSIVNLELLPEPPRTRGPGNPWPQWPRVFRVDYGHQEAAAKFGKDPRSYEVLTKRFIGDENGNVKGLELVRVHWEKDATGKFQFKEVEGSEEVIEADLVLLAMGFLGPELNVAEKLGLEQDNRSNFKAEYGRFSTNVEGIFAAGDCRRGQSLVVWAISEGRQAASQVDKYLMKEEDATINTDNTQDDLVKRHQDLTKRHQDSSKHTVMT, encoded by the exons ATGGGTGAGTTG GTACACTCACGATTTTCAACAAATACATTTCCTAGCTGGGATCGTGCACAACCCATGCGTGTCTTGGGCCATAATGGGGAAATCAACACGCTAAGAGGCAATGTAAACTG GATGAAGGCTCGCGAGGGCCTAATAAAGTGCAAGGAGCTCGGTCTCTCGAAGAATGAGATGAAGAAGCTTCTTCCAATTGTAGATGCTAGTTCTTCCGACTCAG GGGCTTTTGATGGTGTGCTGGAGCTTTTAATTCGAGCTGGGAGAAGTCTCCCTGAAGCTGTCATGATGATGATTCCTGAAGCCTGGCAAAATGACAAGAATATGGATCCTCAAAGGAGGGCACTGTACGAATACTTCTCAGCTCTTATGGAACCGTGGGATGGGCCTGCACTTATCTCAT ttacTGATGGCCACTACTTGGGAGCTACTCTGGATCGCAATGGGTTACGTCCAGGAAGATTTTATGTTACACGAAGTGGACGAGTTATCATGGCTAGTGAAGTTGGTGTTGTGGATATTCCTCCTGAAGATGTCCTTAGGAAAGGAAGACTTAACCCTGGAATGATGCTTCTGGTGGATTTTGAGAAGCATATTATTGTAGATGATGAAGCCTTGAAGCAACAATATTCCCTAGCAAGGCCCTATGGAGAGTGGCTGAAGAGGCAAAAGATTGAACTCAGTGACATAGTTGACTCGGTTCAAGAATCTGAGAGAGTTGCTCCAGCCATTTCTGGGGTTGTTCCT GCATCTGATGATGACACCAGCATGCAGAATATGGGCACTCATGGTTTGCTGGCACCATTAAAAGCTTTTGG CTATACTGTTGAAGCCTTGGAGATGCTGATGCTTCCCATGGCAAAGGACGCTACAGAGGCTCTTGGTTCGATGGGAAATGATGCTCCCTTGGCTGTCATGTCTAACAGGGAAAAACTCACTTTCGAGTACTTCAAGCAAATGTTTGCTCAAGTGACAAACCCTCCAATTGATCCCATCAGAGAGAAGATTGTCACTTCCATGGAATGCATGATTGGGCCAGAAGGTGATTTGACAGAAACAACTGAAGAACAATGCCACCGTCTCTCTCTAAAAGGCCCTCTTTTATCAATTGAGCAAATggaagcaatgaaaaaaatgaactttaGCGGTTGGCGAAGCAAAGTTCTCGACATAACTTATTCAAAGGAACGGGGTAGGAAGGGATTGGAGGAGACTTTAGATAGGATTTGTGCTGAAGCTCACGAGGCAATCAAGGAAGGTTATACTGTGTTGGTTCTTTCTGACAGAG CCTTCTCATCAAAGCGTGTTGCTGCAAGCTCCCTCTTGGCTGTTGGCGCTGTCCACCAATATCTAGTAAAAAAGCTTGAGCGAACTCAAGTCGGGTTGATAGTTGAATCTGCTGAACCACGTGAAGTGCACCATTTCTGTACATTGGTTGGTTTTGGCGCAGATGCTATCTGCCCATACTTAGCTGTAGAGGCCATTTGGAGATTACAGGTTGATGGCAAGATCCCACCAAAATCCACTGGCGAGTTCCACACAAAGGATGAGCTAGTCAAGAAGTATTTCAAGGCAAGCAACTATGGCATGATGAAAGTGCTTGCCAAAATGGGAATTTCAACTTTGGCCTCCTACAAGGGTGCTCAGATTTTTGAAGGCCTGGGCCTTTCATCAGAAGTGATTGACAAGTGCTTTGCAGGAACTCCAAGCAGGGTAGAAGGAGCAACATTTGAGATGCTTGCCCGTGATTCACTTCATTTGCATGAGTTGGCATTTCCTTCCCGTGTTCTCCCTCCTGGAAGTGCAGAAGCTGTAGCACTGCCCAATCCGGGGGATTATCATTGGAGAAAAGGTGGTGAGATTCACCTTAATGATCCTCTTGCTATTGCAAAGCTTCAAGAAGCTGCCAGAGGTAATAGTGTGGCTGCCTATAAGGAATATTCTAAACGTGTTCAGGAGTTAAACAAAGCTTGTAATTTGCGTGGGCTTTTGAAGTTCAAAGAGGCAGATGTGAAAGTTTCTTTGGATGAAGTAGAACCAGCCAGTGAGATTGTTAAAAGGTTCTGTACTGGTGCAATGAGTTATGGATCAATATCATTGGAGGCACACACCACACTGGCTCAGGCTATGAACAAAATTGGAGGAAAATCAAACACAG GTGAGGGAGGTGAACAACCATCTCGGATGGAGACTCTTCCTGATGGTTCAATGAACCCAAAGAGGAGTGCAATTAAGCAGGTTGCAAGTGGGAGATTTGGAGTGTCAAGTTACTATCTTACAAATGCTGATGAGCTGCAGATAAAGATGGCTCAG GGTGCCAAGCCTGGTGAAGGAGGTGAGCTTCCTGGCCACAAGGTCATAGGAGACATTGCAATTACCAGAAATTCTACTGCAGGGGTGGGCCTCATTAGTCCTCCTCCCCATCATGATATCTATTCAATTGAAGACCTTGCTCAATTGATTCACGATCTCAAG AATGCCAATCCAGCAGCCAGAATAAGTGTTAAGTTGGTATCTGAAGCTGGTGTCGGAGTCATTGCCAGTGGGGTGGTAAAGGGACATGCTGACCATGTTTTGATCTCAGGTCATGATGGAGGTACAGGTGCTTCTCGATGGACTGGCATCAAGAACGCTGGGCTCCCATGGGAACTTGGTTTGGCTGAGACCCATCAAACACTTGTTGCCAATGACCTTCGTGGCCGAACAGTTCTTCAGACTGATGGCCAACTAAAAACTGGACGAGATGTGGCCATTGCAGCCCTTCTTGGCGCAGAAGAGTTTGGTTTCAGCACTGCACCCCTTATAACACTTGGTTGCATCATGATGCGAAAGTGCCATAAGAACACCTGCCCCGTAGGCATTGCTACTCAAGATCCAGTGCTGAGGGAAAAGTTTGCTGGAGAACCTGAACATGTTATCAACTTCTTTTTTATGCTAGCAGAGGAGCTCAGGGAGATTATGGCACAGCTTGGTTTCCGTACGATGACTGAGATGGTTGGTCGTTCAGACATGCTTGAAGTTGATAAAGAAGTTGTTAAGAGCAACGAGAAGCTGGAAAATATTGATCTCTCTTTGTTACTTAGACCTGCTGCTGACATTCGACCTGAAGCTGCTCAGTATTGTGTCCAAAAGCAGGATCATGGTTTGGACATGGCATTGGATAATAAACTCATTAAACTCTCTGAGGCTGCATTGGAAAAAGGTCTTCCTGTATACATTGAAACACCTATCTGCAATGTGAACCGTGCTGTTGGAACGATGCTTAGTCATGAAGTTACTAAGCGTTACCACTTGGCAGGGCTTCCCGCAGATACTATTCACATCAAACTCACAGGAAGTGCTGGGCAGAGTCTAGGAGCTTTCCTTTGCCCTGGCATTATGCTGGAACTGGAAGGGGATGGCAATGACTACGTTGGTAAAGGATTATCAGGTGGGAAGATTGTAGTTTATCCTCCAAAAGGAAGCCTGTTTGAtccaaaagaaaacattgtgatCGGTAATGTAGCTCTTTATGGAGCCACATGTGGTGAAGCATATTTCAATGGGATGGCAGCAGAAAGATTTTGTGTCCGTAATTCTGGGGCAAGGGCTGTTGTAGAAGGTGTTGGTGATCATGGCTGTGAGTACATGACAGGTGGAACTGTTGTTGTGCTTGGGAAAACTGGAAGGAATTTTGCTGCTGGTATGAGTGGTGGTGTTGCTTATGTTCTTGATTTGGATGGGAAATTCAGATCTCGTTGCAATCCTGAACTCGTAGATCTTGACAAAGTCGAGGAAGAGGAGGACATTACAACTCTAAAAATGATGATACAACAACACCAGCGTCACACAAATAGCCTGCTAGCTAGAGAAGTACTTGCTGATTTTGATAATCTTCTACCTAAATTTATTAAGGTCTTCCCGAGGGATTACAAACGTGTTCTTGCCAACATGAAAGAGGAATCTGCCACAAAAGAGGCTGCTGACCTAGCTGCTAAAGAAGTTGAGGAAGCTGAGGAGCAAGATGAAGCAGAGTTGAAGGAGAAAGATGCTTTTGAGGAGCTAAAGAAGCTGGCAGCTGCATCTTTGAATGGGAATTCCATTCAG GTAGAAGATGGACCTCTGAAAAGGCCTACCCGTGTTAATGATGCTGTTAAACATCGAGGGTTTATTGCTTATGAGCGAGAAGGTGTTCAGTACAGAGATCCAAATATTCGAATGAATGACTGGAAGGAAGTTACTGAGGAGTCAAAACCTGGCCCTCTTTTAAAGACCCAGTCAGCCCGTTGCATGGACTGTGGCACTCCTTTCTGTCACCAG GAGAACTCAGGATGCCCTCTTGGAAACAAAATCCCTGAATTTAATGAGCTAGTGCATCAAAATCGGTGGCGTGAAGCATTAGATAGGTTACTTGAGACAAATAACTTCCCAGAGTTCACTGGCAGAGTGTGCCCTGCACCCTGTGAAGGTTCCTGTGTTCTTGGGATAATTGATGATCCAGTATctataaaaaacattgaatgtTCAATTATTGACAAGGCCTTTGAGGAGGGTTGGATGGTTCCGCGGCCTCCCCTCAAGAGAACTGG GAGACGAGTGGCTATTGTTGGAAGCGGGCCTTCTGGTTTGGCTGCTGCTGATCAACTAAACAAAATGGGTCATTTGGTGACTGTGTATGAGCGTGCTGATCGAATTGGAGGGCTAATGATGTATGGAGTTCCCAACATGAAAACTGACAAAGTGGATATAGTTCAACGGCGTGTTAACCTTATGTCTGAGGAAGGCATCAATTTTGTGGTAAATGCTAATGTTGGAATTGATCCTTTGTATTCTCTTGATCGGCTTCGAGATGAGAACAATGCGATTGTTTTGGCAGTGGGAGCCACAAAACCAAG GGACCTTCCGGTACCTGGTCGGGAGTTGTCAGGCGTCCATTTTGCTATGCAGTTTCTTCATGCAAATACCAAAAGTTTGCTTGACAGCAATTTGCAGGATGGTAACTACATATCCGCAAAGGGCAAGAAAGTTGTTGTCATTGGTGGAGGTGACACTGGAACAGATTGCATTGGGACATCTATTCGCCATGGGTGTAGTAGCATTGTAAATCTAGAGCTTCTACCTGAGCCACCACGAACTAGAGGTCCGGGCAACCCTTGGCCACAG TGGCCTAGAGTATTCCGGGTAGACTATGGGCACCAGGAAGCTGCCGCCAAGTTCGGGAAAGACCCGAGGTCTTATGAGGTGTTGACTAAGCGTTTCATTGGAGATGAGAATGGGAATGTGAAAGGACTTGAGCTGGTACGTGTCCATTGGGAGAAGGATGCCACAGGGAAATTTCAATTTAAGGAGGTTGAGGGCTCCGAGGAAGTTATTGAGGCTGACCTAGTCCTACTAGCAATGGGATTCCTTGGTCCTGAGCTG AATGTGGCAGAGAAGTTGGGCTTGGAGCAAGATAATAGATCGAATTTCAAGGCAGAATATGGCCGCTTCTCAACCAATGTGGAAGGGATCTTTGCAGCTGGGGATTGCAGGCGAGGCCAGTCCCTAGTTGTATGGGCAATATCAGAGGGACGACAAGCTGCTTCCCAGGTGGACAAATATCTCATGAAAGAAGAGGATGCTACCATTAACACCGATAATACTCAGGATGACCTTGTCAAGAGGCACCAGGACCTCACCAAGAGACATCAAGACAGCAGCAAGCACACTGTCATGACGTAG